Proteins co-encoded in one Yamadazyma tenuis chromosome 1, complete sequence genomic window:
- the MSS11 gene encoding multicopy suppressor of Sta (EggNog:ENOG503P5Z9; COG:K) — protein MDLNPLSQLDPNSLEFDLNENFFQNDLFDNPPIDSLNMDKPPQMVPMAIHQQSQQRRQSSAPKKQQPHVGADKTPVDSHQVLVAFLYVYLTENDLHESAKQLLSETNTGHGQLISIKNEFSKMSAANGGPSSESESFLLEWWNMLWSSQSSLHPGLNQLLHTPAVLTNNNGDSSAPTTAAAGVPKQGQMANAGMIQYQQQLRMQQMRLQSQQQQLSTQANPQLYLQSPVLVNGQNRQRLNDLQKRQFMMMKQNQQQAQAQAQQMQPQRRPSQPMNPQQAQQAQQETMIQRQQMLMRQQQLSQQQHQQQQQHQLQQQQQQQHPQQHPQQHPQQHAQQHAQQHAQQHPQQHPQQHPQQHPQQHPQQHPQQHPQQHPQQHLQQHPQQHPQQRPQQGVPARVQQGMPMSQPMPGQMNQIPAQQIQRRPPPGQPPVQTPGQGPMMSQGQGPPMGNQQMHQMVQQGGGQVPQQRMMMGQSSDDMKNSLMADSFLESDWFSSMGAGPGF, from the coding sequence ATGGATCTCAATCCATTATCACAATTAGATCCCAATAGCTTGGAGTTtgatttgaatgaaaatttcttccaaaatgaTCTTTTCGATAACCCGCCCATTGACAGCTTAAACATGGACAAACCACCTCAAATGGTACCCATGGCcattcaccaacaactGCAACAACGGCGACAAAGCTCAGCTCCCAAGAAACAACAGCCCCATGTCGGGGCCGACAAAACTCCCGTTGACAGCCATCAAGTACTTGTGGCGTTTCTCTATGTTTATCTCACTGAGAACGACTTGCACGAGTCCGCCAAACAATTACTTTCAGAAACAAACACAGGCCACGGACAGTTAATTTCGATCAAGAATGAGTTCAGTAAAATGAGTGCAGCTAACGGTGGCCCATCTTCCGAGTCAGAGTCGTTTTTACTCGAGTGGTGGAATATGCTTTGGAGCTCTCAGCTGAGTTTGCACCCAGGATTAAACCAGCTACTTCACACGCCGGCAGTCCTAACTAATAACAACGGCGACTCTAGTGCTCCTACCACGGCTGCTGCTGGGGTTCCCAAGCAGGGACAAATGGCTAATGCTGGGATGATTCAGTATCAGCAACAGCTTCGAATGCAACAAATGAGACTCCAAAGccagcaacaacagctCCTGACTCAGGCAAACCCACAACTCTATCTCCAGAGTCCAGTACTTGTGAATGGTCAAAACCGTCAAAGGCTCAATGATCTTCAGAAGAGGCAGTttatgatgatgaagcagaaccaacaacaagcCCAGGCGCAAGCACAGCAAATGCAACCTCAGCGACGTCCTTCACAACCCATGAACCCCCAGCAGGCCCAACAGGCCCAACAGGAAACGATGATACAACGGCAGCAGATGCTTATGAGACAGCAACAACTactgcaacaacagcatcaacagcagcagcaacacCAattacaacaacaacaacagcagcaacacccacaacaacatccacaacaacatcctcaacaacatgCTCAACAACATGCTCAACAACATGCTCAACAACATCCACAACAACACcctcaacaacatccaCAACAACATCCACAACAACATCCACAACAACATCCACAACAACATCCACAACAACACCCtcaacaacaccttcaacaacatcctcaacaacatccaCAACAACGTCCACAGCAAGGAGTTCCTGCTcgtgttcaacaaggaatGCCAATGTCTCAACCTATGCCAGGACAAATGAACCAAATACCAGCACAGCAGATACAAAGGCGACCCCCGCCTGGTCAACCACCAGTGCAAACTCCAGGCCAAGGACCAATGATGTCTCAAGGTCAAGGACCTCCGATGGGAAACCAGCAGATGCACCAGATGGTGCAACAAGGTGGAGGTCAAGTACCTCAGCAGCGTATGATGATGGGCCAATCCAGTGATGATATGAAGAACAGTCTTATGGCAGACTCGTTTTTAGAGTCTGACTGGTTCAGCAGTATGGGAGCTGGCCCTGGGTTTTAG
- a CDS encoding uncharacterized protein (EggNog:ENOG503PV0W; COG:S): protein MNFDRISHLASYFHGDQHIPKPPPTDRFGSFDALIPSNAMSDWGIEETLSNPSTNTPFLHFQKPLDDLVSYPQSHDFNYYYNQTDISLPPTTQNLSKYIKKYLHLRLNGEFWDKFKYNLIVSNLLDDSMILSKNEQALNSLSENSHKFVMRNSVFYRILNSDGSQLVITKDYNLQFPNNYYYKNHVLSVVYLVIYLLKQKFDQKLDLNTQMNMFKVLLIIATKFIKFKRVYTIIQMNKILNKLNEFLINNFKINKKIILNLVNLKNLKLFHGAQLAEFFSQLNGTLDFLIFNVKFSIIKLLPNLNGPMFERYCTINNINLDFDEDEEDPNDPNNDINKIVAKINKFNEYRKFLICQLLTIDERPEKNFFISKIIDKFGLNDLEFEMNELTNVSNFEKLLILEEFFTDHNKILENFQLLFEKFEKINNLNLSLNLNENEDILKLTSRHQNQSSNANLNQLILKLSNLTINMRFFQKYNQSTIENNNELSEKITILSQFSDDLNAINELYRLNLQEFKHSANTFENDELISNSSNSNRNSRNSGEFNLKSFHTRHKKAFSGSSNKSPQLPLRSPNPDDDSSKKLSSGLKLGLLTVFEDENKNSHDKLRKSLKMLDDNSDFNQITLDSLSRRKAGRFSINSLNSNVSGLSEILTSTQGTSFDEDDNSLSKDDLKLKLEESLNKIYNLENQVRNQEYQGSIDVDARSNTSHEDRVNEDINMNETTISRSFLDTLETTLNR from the coding sequence ATGAACTTTGATCGGATTTCTCACTTGGCATCGTATTTCCACGGGGATCAACATATCCCCAAACCTCCACCAACGGACAGGTTCGGGAGCTTTGATGCCCTAATACCATCCAATGCCATGAGTGATTGGGGGATCGAAGAAACCTTGAGCAATCCCAGCACAAACACTCCTTTTctccattttcaaaaacCCCTCGATGATTTGGTGTCTTATCCACAAAGCCATGATTTCAACTATTACTATAACCAGACTGACATTTCTCTACCGCCTACTACACAGAATTTATCCAAATATATCAAAAAGTATCTTCATTTGCGGTTGAATGGGGAGTTTTGGGATAAATTCAAGTACAATCTAATTGTATCAAACCTTCTTGATGACTCTATGATATTGTCAAAAAATGAACAGGCGTTGAACAGTCTATCAGAGAATTCACATAAGTTTGTCATGAGGAATTCAGTGTTCTATCGGATACTTAATAGTGATGGTTCTCAGTTGGTCATAACCAAGGACTACAACCTTCAGTTTCCTAATAATTATTACTACAAGAATCACGTATTATCAGTTGTATATTTGGTGATATACTTATTGAAACAAAAATTCGACCAGaaattggacttgaacaCTCAGATGAATATGTTCAAGGTGCTTTTGATCATAGCTACgaaattcatcaagtttAAGAGAGTTTACACCATCATTCAAATGAACAAAATACTCAACAAATTAAATGAGTTTTTGATAAATAACTTTAAGATTAACAAGAAAATAATCCTTaatttggtgaacttgaagaatttgaaacTCTTCCATGGAGCTCAATTAGCAGAGTTTTTCTCTCAGTTGAATGGTACCCTCGACTTTCTCATATTCAATGTGAAGTTctccatcatcaagttATTACCAAACTTAAATGGCCCTATGTTTGAAAGATACTGCACAATCAATAACATCaatcttgattttgatgaagatgaagaagatcctAATGACCCAAATAATGACATCAATAAGATTGTTGCCaagatcaacaagttcaacgaaTACCgaaagttcttgatatgTCAGTTGCTAACGATAGATGAGAGACCAGAAAAgaatttcttcatttccaaaATCATAGACAAGTTCGGCTTGAATGATTTGGAGTTTGAAATGAATGAGTTGACCAATGTGtccaattttgaaaaattgcTTATATTAGAAGAGTTCTTCACTGATCACAACAAGATCCTAGAGAACTTTCAGTTATTATTCGAAAAATTCGAAAAaatcaataacttgaacctaagtttgaacttgaacgaaAATGAAGACatattgaagttgactTCAAGACATCAAAACCAATCAAGCAATGCGAATCTCAATCAATTGATATTGAAGCTTTCGAACTTGACGATAAACATGAGGTTTTTTCAAAAGTATAACCAGTCAACAATCGAGAACAACAACGAACTCAGCGAGAAAATTACCATTTTGAGCCAATTCAGCGATGATTTGAATGCCATTAACGAACTTTATCGATTGAATCTTCAGGAATTCAAGCACCTGGCAAAtacttttgaaaatgatgagCTTATATCCAATTCGTCTAACTCCAATCGGAACTCAAGGAATAGTGGTGAATTTaatttgaagtcttttCACACCAGGCACAAGAAGGCTTTCTCAGGATCTTCGAACAAATCACCGCAACTTCCACTTAGGTCTCCGAATCCCGATGATGACAGTTCTAAAAAGTTGTCATCGGGCTTGAAGTTAGGATTGTTGACTGTATTCGAAGACGAGAACAAAAATTCCCATGACAAACTCAGAaagtcattgaagatgcttGATGACAACAGtgacttcaaccaaattaCACTCGACTctttatcaagaagaaaggcTGGTCGTTTTTCGATaaactcattgaactcaAATGTCAGTGGTTTATCTGAAATCCTCACTTCAACACAAGGAACCTCTtttgacgaagatgataaTTCCTTGAGTAAAgatgacttgaagttgaagttggaagaaagcttgaacaaaatctacaacttggaaaatcAGGTCCGGAACCAAGAATACCAAGGTTCGATAGATGTTGACGCCAGAAGCAACACTTCCCATGAGGATAGAGTAAACGAGGATATCAATATGAATGAAACCACTATCAGTCGTTCATTCTTGGATACCTTAGAGACAACCTTAAATAGATAA
- the INO80 gene encoding Putative DNA helicase ino80 (COG:L; EggNog:ENOG503NVFX) — protein sequence MNISSMLSNDSDGNPNPGVDGYDGLLMSSSTVHPTSASTSTTSDNHISRDTSNGNWHQVVSGATEGTNGFVPGENQQSSSSYGISDDTTSHILGQLLPPSFYSEPKSELGPVDPVHLAKLESKLSKMVEIDRQLGQLNNLSMVDAELKNRWSRLANDEHNILVLNKTYLDNKQELYEAYGEPRVKLGATRSSTKVTKKPVPKRPLKRAPAGDAANNEIGGVSADEPKKRKRRVVSKSAYGDDGSIEEIKRASNDDDDKLKGSTKEEKFVAKQYENVFISIWKDLSRKDGPKVSRLMQQATQARLINLRKTSILAAREAKRWQLKNNKNQKDLSSKARRAMREMFNFWKRNERVERELRRKHEKELMDKAKKEEEDREAKRQSRKLNFLITQTELYSHFIGKKIKTSEYEGNDTDPNLPQAPSENNYDKYSGVSSEATDFNKIDFDNEDEETLHKAAAANAQLALETAQNKANEFDGEPLKNPDTNGEEMNFQNPTLMGDINISQPSLLKCTLKEYQLKGLNWLANLYEQGINGILADEMGLGKTVQSISVLSYLAETHGVWGPFLVVTPASTLHNWQQEITKFVPEFKVLPYWGNSKDRKVLRKFWDRKNVRYTKDSPFHVLVTSYQLVVADAAYFQKMKWQYMILDEAQAIKSSQSSRWKSLLGFNCRNRLLLTGTPIQNSMQELWALLHFIMPSLFDSHDEFSDWFSKDIESHAQSNTQLNEQQLKRLHVILKPFMLRRIKKNVQSELGDKVEIDLFCDLTNRQKKYYQMLRSQISIMDLLDTANNNKSDDDSAQTLINLVMQFRKVCNHPDLFERADVKSSFAFSTFSDTQSFMRESNDLELSYTTKNLINFDLPRLVYDELLSPGYNSDFGIKRKISGMFNIYDPANQAEEDHSWLRFVDTTKSETNKLMHQHILTRAIAHKQYTDINYSKINRLNYLYDGEYVPENKKLLISDYENNYSLVSNSEHMKELYSVLTKVYEDMKVSSLKPAAEPIATAPPITFNCNSNSFNFHVNDTLFDSSIRSGLYPLSLNTEYDLMQKKVPVTQYPKSNMLPAPLNKLIDYSNIRMPSMTRFITESGKLARLDQLLVELKQNDHRVLIYFQMTKMMDLMEEYLTYRQHTYIRLDGSSKLDDRRDLVHDWQNKPEIFVFLLSTRAGGLGINLTAADTVIFYDSDWNPTIDSQAMDRAHRLGQTKQVTVYRLLARGTIEERMRDRAKQKEQVQQVVMEGKSTTHKDETKDKKKDVAYLLLGGDSDDKSATPEPQNSNASTE from the coding sequence ATGAACATCTCGTCTATGCTATCTAATGATTCAGATGGCAATCCCAATCCTGGAGTGGATGGTTATGATgggttgttgatgtcaTCGTCAACCGTCCATCCCACACTGGCATCGACGTCTACAACATCTGACAACCACATCCTGCGGGACACGTCGAACGGAAACTGGCACCAGGTAGTTTCAGGTGCCACGGAAGGCACAAATGGCTTTGTACCCGGGGAAAACCAAcaatcatcttcatcctaCGGCATTTCTGATGATACTACATCCCACATACTTGGACAATTATTACCTCCATCTTTTTATTCAGAGCCAAAGCTGGAGTTGGGACCGGTGGATCCCGTTCATCTCGCTAAGCTTGAGTCCAAGTTACTGAAAATGGTCGAGATTGATCGCCAATTGGGCCAGTTGAACAACCTTAGTATGGTTGATGCCGAGTTGAAAAATCGCTGGAGCCGGTTGGCCAACGACGAACACAACATTCTAGTGTTGAATAAAACGTATCTTGATAACAAACAGGAATTGTACGAAGCTTATGGCGAGCCTCGTGTCAAGCTTGGGGCCACCAGAAGTTCTACGAAGGTGACGAAAAAACCTGTGCCAAAGAGGCCACTCAAAAGAGCTCCTGCCGGAGATGCTGCCAATAATGAAATTGGTGGTGTAAGTGCTGATGAACCCAAAAAACGAAAACGGAGAGTGGTTTCCAAATCTGCTTATGGTGACGATGGTctgattgaagaaattaaAAGGGCttccaatgatgatgatgacaagttgaaaggCTCtaccaaagaagagaaatttGTGGCCAAGCAGTACGAAAATGTATTTATTTCCATATGGAAAGACTTGTCAAGAAAAGATGGTCCGAAGGTCAGTCGGTTGATGCAACAAGCCACACAAGCTCGGTTAATCAACTTAAGGAAAACCAGTATATTGGCTGCAAGAGAAGCTAAAAGGTggcagttgaagaacaacaagaatCAGAAGGATTTGAGTTCGAAGGCCAGAAGAGCCATGAGAGAAATGTTCAATTTCTGGAAGAGGAATGAAAGAGTTGAGCGGGAATTACGCCGTAAGCATGAAAAGGAATTGATGGATAAGGctaagaaagaagaagaagatagAGAAGCAAAGAGACAATCGAGAAAGTTGAATTTCTTAATCACTCAAACTGAGTTGTACTCTCATTTCATTGGTAAGAAAATCAAGACCAGTGAGTATGAAGGTAACGACACCGATCCCAACTTGCCTCAAGCTCCTTCTGAAAACAACTATGATAAATATTCAGGAGTTAGCAGCGAAGCAACcgatttcaacaaaattgaTTTCgacaatgaagatgaagagacTTTACATAaggctgctgctgccaatgCCCAGTTGGCATTGGAAACCGCACAGAATAAGGCTAATGAATTTGATGGTGAACCGTTGAAGAATCCAGACACAAATGGCGAAGAAATGAATTTCCAAAACCCAACATTAATGGGAGACATCAACATTTCCCAGCCTTCACTTTTGAAGTGTACATTGAAAGAATACCAACTCAAGGGTCTAAATTGGTTGGCCAATTTGTATGAACAAGGTATTAATGGGATTTTGGCCGACGAAATGGGTTTGGGTAAAACCGTCCAATCGATTTCTGTCTTGTCATACTTGGCAGAGACTCACGGGGTGTGGGGGCCCTTCTTGGTTGTGACTCCAGCTTCTACGTTGCACAATTGGCAGCAAGAAATTACAAAGTTTGTGCCTGAATTCAAAGTGTTGCCTTATTGGGGAAATTCCAAAGACAGAAAAGTCTTGAGGAAATTTTGGGACAGAAAGAACGTGAGGTACACCAAAGATTCACCATTCCATGTTCTAGTAACAAGTTATCAGTTGGTAGTTGCTGATGCTGCttatttccaaaagatGAAATGGCAATACatgattttggatgaagcGCAAGCCATCAAGTCCTCGCAGAGTTCCAGATGGAAATCTTTGTTGGGTTTCAACTGTAGAAACagattgttgttgacgGGGACACCCATCCAGAACTCTATGCAAGAATTGTGGGCTTTATTGCATTTCATCATGCCTTCATTGTTTGACTCTCATGACGAGTTCAGTGACTGGTTTTCCAAGGATATTGAAAGTCATGCCCAGTCCAACACCCAGTTGAACGAGcaacaattgaagagattgcATGTAATCTTGAAACCCTTCATGTTAAGACgtatcaagaagaatgtcCAAAGTGAATTGGGTGATAAGGTTGAAATCGATTTATTCTGTGATTTGACCAACCGTCAAAAGAAGTACTACCAGATGTTGAGATCTCAAATCTCCATTATGGACTTATTGGATACCGCtaacaacaacaaaagtgatgatgattcgGCACAAACAttaatcaacttggttaTGCAGTTCAGAAAAGTGTGTAACCATCCAGATTTATTTGAAAGAGCTGACGTGAAGTCCAGTTTTGCATTTTCTACCTTCAGTGACACACAATCCTTCATGAGAGAATCTAATGATCTTGAGCTTCtgtacaccaccaaaaacttgatcaactttgaTTTGCCCAGGTTGGTCTATGATGAACTTTTATCACCTGGTTATAATAGTGACTTTGGAATCAAGCGGAAAATAAGCGGCATGTTTAATATTTACGATCCGGCTAATcaagctgaagaagatcatAGCTGGCTCAGGTTTGTTGATACTACAAAGTCAGAAACTAACAAGTTGATGCACCAACACATCTTGACCAGAGCTATTGCTCACAAACAGTACACCGATATCAACTATTCGAAAATCAATAGACTCAACTACCTCTATGATGGAGAATATGTTCCGgagaacaagaagttgttgatctcGGACTATGAAAACAATTACTCATTGGTCAGCAACTCAGAGCATATGAAGGAATTGTATTCAGTGTTAACCAAGGTTTATGAAGACATGAAAGTCAGTTCCTTGAAACCAGCTGCTGAACCAATAGCCACAGCTCCTCCTATTACTTTCAACTGTAATAGTAACAGCTTCAACTTTCATGTAAATGATACCCTTTTCGATTCTAGTATTCGTTCTGGCTTGTACCCGTTGTCATTGAACACTGAGTATGACTTGATGCAAAAGAAAGTGCCAGTTACCCAATATCCAAAATCCAATATGTTGCCAGCTccgttgaacaagttgattgattATTCTAATATCAGAATGCCTTCAATGACCCGGTTTATAACTGAATCAGGTAAATTGGCAAGATTGGACCAATTATTGGTAGAATTGAAGCAGAATGATCATAGAGTGTTAATTTACTTCCAGATGACGAAAATGATGGATCTTATGGAAGAATACTTGACCTATAGACAACACACTTACATTAGATTGGATGGTTCTTCTAAGTTGGATGATAGAAGAGACCTTGTACACGATTGGCAAAATAAACCTGAAATCTTTGTTTTCCTTCTTAGTACTAGAGCAGGTGGTTTGggaatcaacttgaccgCAGCTGATACGGTTATCTTCTATGATTCGGATTGGAATCCTACTATTGACTCTCAGGCAATGGATAGAGCACACAGATTGGgacaaacaaaacaagTTACTGTGTATCGGTTATTGGCAAGGGGTACTATTGAAGAGAGAATGAGAGATAGAGCCAAGcaaaaagaacaagtgCAACAAGTGGTTATGGAAGGCAAGAGCACCACTCATAAGGATGAAACTAAAgataagaagaaagatgttGCCtatttgttgttgggaGGTGATTCTGATGACAAGAGTGCTACTCCCGAGCCCCAAAATTCCAATGCTTCTACAGAATAA
- a CDS encoding uncharacterized protein (COG:E; EggNog:ENOG503NY1I) translates to MRPNVLVIGLGGIGTVAALSMELNDKADVSVIVRNQDEEFLQKGFLFDSVSFGKTSYKPRVAYKCVDEVGDVFFDYVVVCTKNLPDSKLPCERLIAPAIKPGTCIVLIQNGLDIEVPVLNKFPNNLVISGISLTGAWRYGNNVKHIAPDEVSFGIFKANSIPRHEAQPIFDRFVDAYKRDDAIITIDDNVELSRWYKLCYNAVFNTTCTVLNVDVTRCHIAVGNNSIFRKLCYEVVDIAKSAGYVLEPERVEYILHKSDGRFYRPSMQIDRDKNQLLELEVIMGNPLRIAERNGISAPNLMMIYNMLKIIQFDIREKQGEFKINPDDFRDVSGEDAPKVFKRIHGN, encoded by the coding sequence ATGAGACCTAACGTTTTGGTTATAGGACTAGGTGGTATCGGGACGGTTGCAGCCCTCTCAATGGAGCTCAACGATAAAGCTGACGTGTCAGTAATTGTGCGTAAccaagatgaagaattcTTGCAAAAGGggtttttgtttgattCGGTATCTTTTGGCAAAACTTCCTACAAGCCAAGGGTGGCATACAAGTGTGTCGATGAGGTTGGCGATGTGTTCTTCGACTACGTGGTGGTGTGCACGAAGAACTTACCAGACTCAAAGTTGCCGTGTGAACGCCTCATTGCTCCTGCTATCAAACCGGGTACTTGTATCGTATTAATTCAGAACGGATTGGATATAGAAGTTCCAGTTCTCAACAAGTTTCccaacaatttggtgatcaGTGGCATTTCGTTGACCGGGGCCTGGAGATACGGCAATAACGTGAAACATATTGCGCCCGACGAGGTTCTGTTTGGGATATTCAAGGCCAATTCGATTCCTAGGCATGAAGCGCAGCCCATCTTTGATCGGTTCGTGGATGCTTACAAACGAGACGATGCCATAATCACCATCGACGACAATGTCGAGTTGCTGAGATGGTACAAATTGTGTTACAATGCCGTGTTCAATACGACATGCACGGTGTTGAATGTGGATGTCACTAGGTGTCACATTGCCGTTGGCAATAATTCGATCTTCCGCAAACTCTGTTATGAAGTGGTTGATATTGCCAAGAGTGCTGGATACGTGCTTGAGCCGGAACGGGTCGAGTATATTCTTCACAAGAGTGACGGTAGGTTTTACCGACCATCGATGCAAATTGATAGAGATAAAaaccagttgttggagttggaggtgattATGGGAAACCCTCTTCGGATTGCTGAAAGAAATGGTATTTCTGCACccaatttgatgatgatctATAATATGCTTAAGATAATCCAGTTTGACATTAGAGAGAAGCAGGGAgagttcaaaatcaatcCTGATGATTTTAGAGACGTGTCTGGAGAGGATGCTCCAAAGGTGTTCAAGCGGATTCACGGTAATTAA
- a CDS encoding uncharacterized protein (EggNog:ENOG503P79I; COG:S), with product MEHPAYSLAGLCAIGGFMGYSRKGSVPSLVAGTAFTILYGTAGYLLKQNADWGLEIALGSSSVLLLAGISRSISSGFKKPVPLLLLGLGALSSAYYLKKYDQFYPLFS from the coding sequence ATGGAACATCCAGCATATTCATTAGCAGGCTTATGTGCCATTGGAGGCTTTATGGGATATTCCAGAAAGGGATCGGTTCCCTCGTTGGTGGCAGGTACTGCCTTCACCATCTTATACGGGACTGCTGGGTACCTCTTGAAGCAGAATGCCGATTGGGGATTGGAAATCGCCTTAGGATCCAGTTCCGTCTTATTATTGGCTGGGATTAGCAGGTCTATTAGCTCGGGGTTCAAGAAGCCTGTgccattgttgttgttgggatTGGGAGCTTTATCCTCTGCCTATTACTTAAAGAAGTATGATCAGTTCTATCCTTTGTTTCTGTAA